Proteins from a single region of Gossypium arboreum isolate Shixiya-1 chromosome 1, ASM2569848v2, whole genome shotgun sequence:
- the LOC108482673 gene encoding probable ribonuclease P/MRP protein subunit POP5 isoform X2 — MVMEVLLDPNKEMSGDDSIVITQFNISKAIKDSILVNFGECGLASSLRSFQVKYVNSITKLCIIRASRDEYKKIWYSISMVRSIGNCLVLFNLLDLSGSIKACKTAALKCDELKFEQYKLMVGARLSVDVIRHMQNCIEKIKILEH, encoded by the exons ATGGTTATGGAAGTATTGTTGGATCCAAATAAAGAAATGTCAGGGGATGATTCCATTGTAATTACTCAATTTAACATCTCAAAAGCAATAAAAGATAGCATTCTTGTCAACTTCGGTGAATGTGGTCTAGCTTCTTCGCTCAGATCTTTCCAAG TTAAATATGTCAATTCAATTACAAAGCTGTGTATTATCAGAGCTTCAAGAGATGAATACAAAAAAATTTGGTATTCAATTAGCATGGTTAGAAGTATTGGGAACTGTCTTGTGCTATTTAATTTGTTGGATCTTAGTG gTAGTATAAAAGCATGTAAAACTGCTGCCTTGAAGTGCGATGAGTTAAAATTCGAGCAATACAAGCTTATGGTTGGAGCACGGCTCTCGGTTGATGTTATTCGGCACATGCAAAATTGTATTGAGAAGATCAAAATTTTAGAACActaa
- the LOC108482674 gene encoding LIM domain-containing protein PLIM2c-like, with protein sequence MASNGTTEKKAGKYASFFSGTQDKCGVCKKTAYPLEKVTMEGEIYHKNCFRCSHGGCVLTTSSFAALDGILYCKIHFAQLFKEKGSYAHVTKATAMKKTSSEAKTEDDPTPEAEAEAE encoded by the exons ATGGCATCCAATGGGACAACAGAGAAAAAGGCTGGCAAATATGCATCCTTCTTCTCCGGTACACAAGACAAATGTGGAGTTTGCAAGAAAACTGCATACCCATTAGAGAAG GTGACAATGGAAGGAGAAATCTACCATAAAAACTGCTTTAGGTGTTCACATGGTGGTTGTGTGCTTACAACATCTTCATTTGCTGCATTAGATGGTATCCTCTATTGTAAGATTCACTTTGCTCAATTGTTCAAAGAGAAAGGCAGCTATGCACATGTTACCAAGGCAACTGCCATGAAGAAAACCTCATCAGAAGCCAAGACAGAAGATGATCCAACACCAGAGGCTGAAGCTGAAGCTGAATAA
- the LOC108482673 gene encoding probable ribonuclease P/MRP protein subunit POP5 isoform X1, which yields MVGFKNRYMVMEVLLDPNKEMSGDDSIVITQFNISKAIKDSILVNFGECGLASSLRSFQVKYVNSITKLCIIRASRDEYKKIWYSISMVRSIGNCLVLFNLLDLSGSIKACKTAALKCDELKFEQYKLMVGARLSVDVIRHMQNCIEKIKILEH from the exons ATGGTAGGATTTAAGAACAGATATATGGTTATGGAAGTATTGTTGGATCCAAATAAAGAAATGTCAGGGGATGATTCCATTGTAATTACTCAATTTAACATCTCAAAAGCAATAAAAGATAGCATTCTTGTCAACTTCGGTGAATGTGGTCTAGCTTCTTCGCTCAGATCTTTCCAAG TTAAATATGTCAATTCAATTACAAAGCTGTGTATTATCAGAGCTTCAAGAGATGAATACAAAAAAATTTGGTATTCAATTAGCATGGTTAGAAGTATTGGGAACTGTCTTGTGCTATTTAATTTGTTGGATCTTAGTG gTAGTATAAAAGCATGTAAAACTGCTGCCTTGAAGTGCGATGAGTTAAAATTCGAGCAATACAAGCTTATGGTTGGAGCACGGCTCTCGGTTGATGTTATTCGGCACATGCAAAATTGTATTGAGAAGATCAAAATTTTAGAACActaa
- the LOC108482672 gene encoding thaumatin-like protein, whose protein sequence is MAPSLYINPRQLQLQSTIKPILLRHIQFSQLLCISSTMNPFKTLPTLSFLFLTLLGLAHAATFDIRNNCPYTVWAAASPGGGKRLDQGQTWQISAASGTTQARIWARTKCNFDASGKGSCETGDCGGVLECKGYGKAPNTLAEYSIDQYEHQDFIDISNIDGFNVPMEFSSNSPGCTRVIKCTADIVGQCPNELKVPGGCNGPCPVFNTEEHCCNSGNCGPTNFSRFFKERCPDAYSYPKDDPTSLFTCATGTNYKVIFCP, encoded by the coding sequence ATGGCTCCATCCCTCTATATAAACCCTCGCCAATTGCAACTCCAAAGCACCATTAAACCCATATTACTACGACATATACAATTTAGCCAACTCTTGTGTATTTCATCCACGATGAATCCCTTCAAAACCTTGCCAACCCTTTCTTTCCTCTTCTTAACCCTTTTAGGCTTAGCCCATGCGGCCACATTTGATATAAGGAATAACTGCCCTTACACCGTTTGGGCTGCCGCATCTCCGGGTGGTGGCAAGAGACTTGACCAAGGTCAAACATGGCAAATCAGTGCAGCCTCTGGAACCACACAAGCCCGAATTTGGGCTCGAACCAAATGCAATTTCGATGCCTCCGGGAAAGGCTCATGCGAGACAGGTGACTGCGGTGGAGTCCTCGAATGCAAGGGATACGGTAAAGCTCCCAACACACTAGCTGAATATTCAATCGACCAATATGAGCACCAAGACTTCATTGACATCTCCAACATCGATGGCTTTAATGTTCCTATGGAGTTTAGCTCCAACTCCCCAGGGTGCACTAGGGTTATCAAGTGTACGGCCGACATTGTTGGACAATGCCCGAACGAGTTGAAGGTTCCCGGAGGTTGTAACGGGCCTTGCCCAGTGTTCAACACTGAAGAACATTGCTGTAATTCAGGGAACTGTGGACCTACCAACTTCTCGAGGTTTTTCAAGGAAAGGTGCCCCGATGCTTATAGTTACCCAAAGGATGACCCAACAAGCTTGTTTACATGCGCCACAGGGACTAATTACAAGGTTATTTTCTGCCCATGA